The following proteins are encoded in a genomic region of Arachis stenosperma cultivar V10309 chromosome 4, arast.V10309.gnm1.PFL2, whole genome shotgun sequence:
- the LOC130973262 gene encoding uncharacterized protein LOC130973262, whose translation MNFRSLEEFWAFYMTQHSKPSTRRWHFVGTLLSIFFLLCSFLFSWWFLFFVPFSGYGCAWYSHFFVEGNVPATFGHPFWSLLCDYKMFGLMVTGQMDREIKRLGKRPVLQVF comes from the coding sequence ATGAATTTCAGGAGCTTGGAAGAGTTCTGGGCTTTTTACATGACCCAACATTCAAAGCCATCAACAAGGCGCTGGCACTTTGTGGGGACCCTCTTGAGCATCTTTTTCTTGCTCTGTTCATTTCTATTCAGCTGGTGGTTCTTGTTCTTTGTGCCTTTCTCAGGGTATGGATGTGCATGGTACAGTCACTTCTTTGTTGAAGGCAATGTTCCAGCCACTTTTGGTCACCCATTTTGGTCACTACTTTGTGATTACAAGATGTTTGGTTTAATGGTTACTGGTCAAATGGATAGAGAGATAAAGAGGCTTGGTAAAAGGCCTGTGCTTCAGGTCTTTTGA